Proteins encoded within one genomic window of Paraglaciecola psychrophila 170:
- the epmA gene encoding elongation factor P--(R)-beta-lysine ligase — MQTNNWRPSASIKALRQRALVLQEIRQFFAVRDVLEVDTPALSHATVTDEHLHSFCTQFTHPFSPQASTLYLQTSPEFAMKRLLCAGSGAIYQICKSFRNEEAGRFHNPEFTMLEWYRPGFDHLQLMTEIDELIQMVVGCDSAERVTYQDVFKQYLGYCPLTATLTDIKTLASQYGYAELAANENDKDTLLMLLFSQHVEPHIGQDRPCFVMDFPASQAALARLSPTNSLVAERFELYFQGIELANGFHELTDGPEQLRRFEQDNVKRQHIGLEIMPIDHNFIAAIDYGLPACAGVALGIDRLLMLALNYSEIDKVIAFENSRA, encoded by the coding sequence ATGCAAACAAACAACTGGCGGCCCAGTGCTTCGATTAAAGCATTAAGACAACGCGCTTTAGTACTGCAAGAAATCAGACAATTTTTTGCAGTCCGTGATGTGCTTGAAGTAGACACTCCCGCATTAAGTCACGCTACCGTTACAGATGAACATTTGCATTCTTTCTGTACCCAATTTACTCATCCCTTTTCGCCACAAGCGAGCACCTTGTATCTGCAGACATCACCAGAATTTGCCATGAAAAGATTACTTTGCGCAGGTAGCGGCGCGATTTATCAAATTTGTAAATCTTTTAGAAATGAAGAAGCTGGACGTTTTCACAATCCTGAATTTACCATGCTTGAATGGTATAGACCGGGTTTTGATCACTTGCAGTTAATGACCGAAATTGATGAACTAATTCAGATGGTTGTAGGCTGTGACTCTGCAGAACGCGTCACCTACCAAGATGTATTTAAACAATATCTAGGTTACTGCCCATTAACTGCGACTCTGACTGATATTAAAACCTTGGCTAGCCAATATGGTTATGCTGAACTGGCAGCCAATGAAAACGACAAAGACACATTACTCATGCTGCTATTTAGCCAACACGTAGAGCCACACATTGGGCAAGACCGCCCCTGCTTTGTGATGGACTTCCCGGCTAGCCAAGCTGCTTTAGCAAGATTAAGTCCCACTAATTCTTTAGTAGCCGAACGCTTTGAGTTGTATTTTCAAGGCATAGAATTAGCCAATGGTTTTCATGAACTGACCGACGGGCCAGAGCAACTGAGACGTTTTGAACAAGATAATGTTAAACGTCAACATATAGGGCTGGAAATCATGCCCATCGATCATAACTTTATAGCCGCAATAGACTATGGCCTTCCAGCATGTGCAGGTGTAGCGCTTGGAATTGATAGGCTTTTAATGCTTGCATTAAATTACTCTGAGATTGACAAGGTCATCGCTTTTGAAAATAGTCGGGCCTAG
- the efp gene encoding elongation factor P, with translation MANFSTNEFKSGLKIMLDGEPCNILENEFVKPGKGQAFSRVKIRKLISGKVIEKTFKSGDSVEGADVIDTELAYLYTDGEFWHFMNNETFEQIAADEKAVGENVKWLVENDTCTITLWNGAPIVVQPANFVELEITETDPGLKGDTAGTGGKPATLSSGAVVRVPLFVQTGEVVRVDTRNGEYVSRAQK, from the coding sequence ATGGCGAATTTCAGCACAAATGAGTTTAAATCGGGCCTAAAGATAATGCTCGACGGCGAACCTTGCAACATTCTTGAGAATGAATTTGTTAAACCGGGAAAGGGTCAAGCCTTTAGTCGGGTTAAAATTCGTAAGCTTATCTCAGGTAAAGTAATTGAGAAAACCTTTAAATCAGGTGATTCGGTAGAAGGTGCCGATGTGATAGATACTGAACTTGCCTATTTATACACAGATGGTGAGTTTTGGCACTTTATGAATAATGAAACATTTGAACAAATTGCCGCAGATGAAAAAGCCGTAGGTGAAAATGTTAAGTGGTTAGTAGAAAACGATACATGCACTATTACGCTGTGGAACGGGGCCCCAATTGTGGTGCAGCCTGCTAACTTTGTGGAACTAGAAATTACTGAAACCGACCCTGGTCTTAAAGGCGATACTGCAGGTACCGGTGGCAAACCAGCCACTTTATCTTCTGGTGCCGTTGTAAGAGTGCCTTTATTTGTACAAACCGGGGAAGTTGTTAGAGTGGATACACGTAACGGCGAATATGTGTCTAGAGCACAAAAATAG
- the epmB gene encoding EF-P beta-lysylation protein EpmB, with the protein MLQIIPKKLMTVESNWQKELAMSFSDPVSLLKYLELPLENFTDDIKARQLFPMRVPRPFAAKMKKGDPLDPLFMQVFTSRKEFDLASDFSTDPLQEQNNKQSGILHKYQNRLLLLVRGGCAVNCRYCFRRHFPYSDNHLNKQQWQQALEYIAANPQLDEVIYSGGDPLMAKDDFLAWLTTQIEAISHIKRLRIHTRLPVVIPSRITTELITWFSQSRLKPVMVLHVNHANEIDNALAVSMQKLRQAGVTLLNQAVLLKGINDTADQQIALNEGLFNIGVMPYYLHVLDKVQGAEHFDLPDSKAKELMRELIRRQPGYLVPKLVREIGGQPGKTPLDLQLHP; encoded by the coding sequence TTGTTACAAATAATACCTAAAAAACTGATGACTGTGGAGAGTAACTGGCAAAAAGAACTGGCGATGTCTTTTTCTGACCCTGTTTCGTTACTCAAATATCTAGAATTGCCCCTAGAAAACTTCACAGATGACATCAAAGCGCGGCAGCTTTTCCCTATGCGTGTACCCCGCCCTTTTGCGGCCAAAATGAAAAAAGGCGATCCCCTTGACCCATTGTTTATGCAGGTGTTCACGAGTCGTAAAGAATTTGACTTAGCATCAGATTTTTCCACTGATCCGCTGCAAGAGCAAAATAATAAGCAGTCTGGTATTTTGCACAAGTATCAAAATCGTCTGTTATTGCTGGTAAGGGGCGGCTGTGCTGTAAATTGCCGTTATTGTTTTAGACGGCACTTTCCCTACAGTGACAACCATTTAAATAAACAACAGTGGCAACAAGCGTTAGAGTATATTGCAGCTAATCCACAACTCGACGAAGTCATTTACTCAGGCGGCGACCCGTTGATGGCCAAGGATGACTTTTTGGCGTGGTTAACAACTCAGATTGAGGCCATATCACATATTAAACGATTACGTATTCATACTCGTTTACCTGTGGTTATCCCTTCTAGAATAACCACAGAGTTAATTACATGGTTCTCCCAGTCTCGATTAAAACCGGTGATGGTATTGCACGTTAATCATGCTAATGAAATTGATAATGCGCTGGCAGTATCAATGCAAAAATTAAGACAAGCTGGGGTAACATTACTAAATCAGGCGGTGTTGTTAAAAGGTATAAACGATACTGCAGACCAACAAATAGCGTTAAATGAAGGATTGTTCAATATTGGCGTGATGCCTTATTATTTACATGTTTTAGATAAGGTACAAGGGGCTGAACACTTTGATTTACCTGATAGTAAGGCAAAAGAACTGATGCGGGAATTGATAAGGCGTCAGCCAGGTTACCTGGTACCTAAGCTCGTTAGAGAAATAGGTGGCCAGCCCGGCAAAACACCACTTGATTTACAGCTTCATCCCTAG
- the parE gene encoding DNA topoisomerase IV subunit B — MSNEYNAEAIEVLNGLDPVKRRPGMYTDTTRPNHLSQEVIDNSVDEALGGFATSIRVVLHADQSIEVTDDGRGMPVDIHPEEGISGVELIMTKLHAGGKFSNKSYQFSGGLHGVGISVVNALSKRVEVNIRRDGNVHQIAFENGDKVQELVIVDTCGKRNTGTKVHFWPDPKYFDSSKFSVTKLLHVLRAKAVLCPGLRIRFDDKVNNESTEWYFEDGLRDYLYQSVKEYVTLPGDSPFIGAISGNTEAADWAVMWLPEGGEMITESYVNLIPTAQGGTHVNGLRQGLLESMREFCEFRNLLPRGVKLTPEDIWDRCSYVLSTKMQDPQFAGQIKERLSSRQAAAFVSGVVKDAFSLWLNQHTDVAELLADMCINNAQTRLRQSKKVARKKVTQGPALPGKLTDCSTQDTSRSELFLVEGDSAGGSAKQARDREFQAIMPLRGKILNSWEVDSSQVLASQEIHDISVALGIDPDSEDLSGLRYDKICILADADSDGLHIATLLCALFVKHFRTLVNTGHVYVAMPPLFRIDIGKEVYYALDEGEKEGILDRIVAEKKRGKVNVQRFKGLGEMNPLQLRETTMDPNTRRLVQLMVDDADQMLEMMDMLLSKKRAPDRKEWLESKGDMAIV, encoded by the coding sequence ATGTCAAACGAATATAACGCAGAAGCTATTGAAGTATTAAACGGCCTAGACCCTGTTAAACGCCGCCCCGGTATGTACACCGATACCACGCGCCCCAACCATTTAAGCCAAGAAGTCATTGATAACAGTGTAGATGAAGCCTTAGGTGGATTTGCTACCTCGATACGAGTGGTATTACACGCAGACCAATCCATTGAAGTCACAGATGACGGCCGTGGTATGCCTGTAGATATTCACCCTGAAGAAGGTATTTCCGGGGTTGAGTTGATCATGACTAAATTACACGCGGGTGGTAAATTTTCTAATAAAAGCTATCAATTTTCTGGTGGTTTGCATGGCGTCGGCATTTCTGTGGTCAACGCTTTATCCAAAAGAGTGGAAGTGAATATTCGTCGTGATGGCAACGTGCATCAAATTGCCTTTGAAAACGGTGACAAAGTGCAAGAGTTAGTAATTGTTGATACCTGTGGTAAACGCAACACCGGCACCAAAGTCCACTTTTGGCCTGACCCTAAATACTTTGATTCAAGCAAATTTTCTGTCACTAAACTTTTGCATGTGTTGCGTGCTAAAGCCGTGTTATGTCCGGGCTTACGTATTCGATTTGATGATAAAGTTAACAATGAAAGTACCGAATGGTATTTCGAAGATGGCTTACGTGACTATCTATATCAATCAGTAAAAGAGTATGTGACATTACCAGGAGATAGCCCCTTTATCGGTGCCATTTCAGGTAACACCGAAGCGGCAGATTGGGCGGTTATGTGGCTGCCTGAAGGTGGTGAAATGATCACTGAAAGTTACGTAAACCTGATTCCGACGGCGCAAGGCGGTACACACGTTAATGGTTTACGCCAGGGCTTGTTAGAGTCGATGCGTGAGTTTTGTGAATTTAGAAACTTATTGCCACGGGGAGTCAAGCTCACACCAGAAGACATTTGGGATCGCTGTAGTTATGTTTTATCTACCAAGATGCAAGATCCACAGTTTGCAGGTCAAATAAAAGAACGCTTGTCTTCACGTCAAGCAGCAGCGTTTGTATCGGGTGTGGTTAAAGATGCTTTCAGCTTATGGCTTAACCAACATACGGATGTTGCTGAGTTATTGGCCGACATGTGTATTAACAATGCTCAAACCCGTTTGCGTCAAAGTAAAAAAGTGGCCCGTAAAAAGGTCACGCAGGGTCCTGCTTTACCCGGTAAACTCACCGATTGTTCAACTCAAGATACCAGTCGTTCAGAATTATTTTTAGTCGAAGGGGATTCTGCTGGAGGCTCTGCAAAACAAGCTCGAGACCGAGAATTTCAGGCTATTATGCCACTTCGAGGAAAGATCCTAAACAGTTGGGAAGTCGACTCTTCTCAAGTACTCGCTTCACAAGAAATTCACGATATCTCTGTAGCTTTAGGAATTGATCCGGATTCAGAAGATTTAAGTGGCTTACGTTACGACAAAATTTGTATATTGGCCGATGCTGACTCCGATGGTCTCCATATCGCTACCTTACTATGCGCACTATTCGTCAAACATTTTAGAACCCTAGTGAATACAGGCCATGTTTATGTGGCAATGCCCCCGCTGTTTAGAATAGATATAGGTAAAGAGGTGTACTACGCCTTAGACGAAGGTGAAAAAGAAGGTATTCTAGACCGGATCGTCGCAGAGAAGAAACGTGGCAAAGTGAATGTGCAACGTTTCAAAGGATTGGGTGAAATGAATCCTTTGCAATTACGCGAAACCACCATGGATCCCAACACCCGCAGGTTAGTTCAGTTAATGGTAGACGATGCTGACCAGATGTTGGAAATGATGGATATGTTGCTTTCTAAAAAACGTGCTCCAGACAGAAAAGAGTGGCTTGAGTCAAAAGGAGATATGGCAATTGTTTAA